The genomic interval CTTGAAGCCAGTGCACCGTCGAGTGCTCTTCGCCATGAGCGAGTTGAATAACGACTGGAATAAGCCCTATAAGAAGTCTGCCCGTGTGGTCGGTGATGTCATTGGTAAATATCACCCTCATGGTGACTCGGCGGTATACGACACCATTGTGCGCATGGCCCAGCCTTTTTCCATGCGTTATACCCTGGTCGATGGTCAGGGTAACTTTGGTTCGGTTGATGGCGATTCTGCAGCGGCCATGCGATACACCGAAATTCGTATGGAAAAAATCTCCCACGATATTCTGGCCGATCTCGATAAAGAAACCGTCGACTTTGTCCCCAACTACGATGGTACCGAGCAAATTCCGGCCGTTATGCCGACCCGTATCCCTAACCTGTTGGTCAATGGCTCATCGGGTATCGCCGTGGGTATGGCAACCAATATTCCTCCTCATAACCTCAGTGAAGTGGTCAAGGGCTGTCTGGCCCTGATTGATGATCCTGACATCGATATCGATGGTTTGATGGAATACATACCCGGCCCTGATTTCCCTACGGGTGCCATTATTAACGGTAAGGCCGGAATTCTGCAGGCCTATCGCACCGGTCGTGGCCGTATCTATATTCGCGCCCGTGCCGAAGTCGAAATTGATGAAAAGCGTAACAAGCACACCATTATTATCCATGAGTTGCCTTACCAGCTGAACAAGGCTCGCCTGATTGAGAAGATCGCCGAGCTGGTCAAAGAGAAGAAGATCGAGGGTATCTCCGAGCTGCGCGACGAGTCCGATAAGGATGGTATGCGCGTGGTGATCGAGCTGCGACGTGGTGAAGTGGGCGAAGTTGTACTCAATAATCTCTATGCCCAAACCCAATTGGAAACCGTGTTCGGTATTAATGTCGTGGCCCTGGTGGATGGACAGCCGCGCATTCTTAATCTGAAAGAAATGTTAGAAGCCTTTGTGCGTCATCGTCGTGAGGTGGTGACTCGCCGTACGGTGTATGAGCTGCGAAAAGCTCGTGAGCGTGGGCATCTTCTGGAAGGGTTGGCCGTTGCCCTGTCTAATATCGATCCTGTGATCAAAATGATCAAGGAATCCCCGACGCCACAAGAGGCCAAAGAGCGTTTGATGGCAACCGCATGGGACGGTGGCTATGTGTTGTCTATGCTGGAAAAAGCCGGTGCCGATGCTTGTAAGCCTGATGATCTGCCCGAACAGTATGGCCTCAAAGAGGGCGGTAAGTATCATCTGTCTCCAGCGCAGGCTCAGGCTATCCTAGAAATGCGCTTGCACCGCCTGACCGGCCTGGAACATGAAAAACTGATCGCCGAGTATAAGGATCTGCTGGAAAAAATTGCCGAGTTGATGCTGATTCTTTCCAGTCCCGAGCGTTTGCTTGAGGTGATTCGTGAAGAGCTGGAAGCGGTACTGGAGCAATATGGTGATGAGCGTATGACCGAGATCATAAGCTCGCGTCGCGACCTCACCGTTGAAGATCTGATTACCGAAGAAGATATGGTTGTGACGATCTCTCATGGTGGCTACGCCAAGACAACACCGCTCGATACCTATCAGGCGCAGAAGCGAGGCGGGCGCGGCAAGTCAGCGAGCGCGGTTAAAGATGAGGATTTTATCGAGCATATGCTGGTGGCTAACACCCATACGCAGATCCTCTGTTTCTCCAGTCGCGGCAAGGTGTATTGGCTCAAGGTTTATGAAATTCCTCAGGCGGGCCGTACCTCACGGGGACGTCCGCTGGTCAACCTGTTGCCGCTTGAGGCGGATGAACGCATTACGGCAATTCTGCCCGTCGAAGAGTATACCGAAGGCCATTATGTCTTTATGGCAACCACTAACGGTACGGTTAAGAAAACGCCGCTGGAGCAGTTTGCCAAGCGTCGCAGCAGCGGTTTGATCGCGCTGGCGCTGGATGAGGGTGATACCCTGATGGGCGCCGCCATTACCGATGGCGAGCGTGATGTCATGCTGTTCAGTAACTCCGGTAAAGCGATTCGTTTCAATGAGAAAGACGTACGTACCATGGGTCGAACGGCACGCGGAGTGAGAGGTATTCGCCTGGCGGACGGCTTCAAAACCATTTCCCTGATTATCCCGGAAGAGGATAGCCAGATTCTGACAGCCAGCTTGAATGGTTATGGCAAGCGAAGTCTGGCCAGTGAGTTCCCGCTACGCGGACGTGGCGGTCAGGGTGTGATCGGAATGCAAACGACTGAGCGTAATGGTGAGATGGTTGGCGCGGTTAAGGTCGTTGATGGCGAAGAGATTATGTTGATCACCGATCAGGGTACGCTGGTGCGAACCCGGGTTGATGAGGTGTCTGTCCAGAGTCGAAATACTCAGGGCGTGACCTTGATCAAGCTGTCTGGAGGTGAGCATCTGGTTGGTATTGAGCGTGTTGATGAGCCTCAGGACGAAGAATACGAAGACGAGGATGATACCGAGGAATAGTGGTGTCGAGAGGGCGATCAGCAATGATCGCCCTCTTGTCCATTAAGCTGGCGACATAAGACATGAGTCGACTTTATAACTTCTGTGCTGGTCCGGCTGCGCTGCCTACCGAGGTTCTGGAAAGAGCCCAGCGAGAGATGCTGGACTGGGGAGGTTTGGGCCTTTCGGTGATGGAGATGAGTCACCGCAGTGACGAATTTCAGTCTATCGCTAAAGCGGCTGAAGCTGACCTTCGCGAACTGCTTCAGGTGCCTGATGACTACCGGGTCTTATTTATTCAAGGCGGGGCTACTGCGCAGTTCTCTGCTGTGCCCTTGAATCTGATGGAGCTTGGCGGAGAGGCGGATTATCTGGATACCGGGCTTTGGTCGGGTAAAGCGATTGATGAGGCGCGCCGTTTCGGCAAAGTTAATGTGGTCGCCAGCGGTAAATCCCTGGCCTACAGTTCCATTGCGAGTCAGGATAATTGGCAGATAAGCGAGCGGGCATCGTATTTCCATTACACGCCCAATGAAACTATTGGTGGTCTGGAATTATTTGATATTCCTTCCTGTTCGCAGGCGCCTCTGATTGCGGACATGTCTTCCACCATTCTGTCGCGCCCTGTTGATGTGTCCCGCTTCGGTTTGATTTATGCGGGGGCGCAGAAAAATATCGGCCCGGCCGGATTAACTTTGGTTATTGTGCGGGAAGATCTTTTGGGTAAGGCTCAGGCCGGTGTTCCAAGAACCATGAATTATCAGCTGATTGCTGATCATGAATCCATGTTGAATACCCCACCGACTTATAGCTGGTATTTGGCTGGTTTGGTGTTTCAATGGCTAAAGCATCAAGGTGGCTTAGGGGTGATGGCGGAGCGCAATCAGCGAAAAGCTGAAAAACTCTATGCCGCCATTGATCGTTGTGGGCTGTATGGCAGTTGCGTTGATTTGAGCTATCGATCTTCGATGAATGTGCCTTTTACCTTGAAAAATAAGGCGCTGGATGATCCTTTTTTGAGTGGTGCCAGGGAGCGAGGTTTGCTCAATTTGAAGGGGCATCGTTCTGTGGGTGGAATGCGCGCGAGCATCTATAATGCCGTGTCTGAGGCGGCTGTTGATGCTTTGGTGAGCTATATGAATGAATTTGACAAACAGTATGGATAAGCGGATGTCTGAAGAGAAACAGTTACAAATGTTGCGGGATAAAATCGACGCGATTGATTCTGATATTCAGCAGCTGATTAATCAGCGAGCCTCCTGTGCCCAGGAAGTCGCAACCGTGAAACAGGATGGTGGAGAGACTGATGCGTTGTTTTATCGCCCTGAGCGTGAAGCTCAGGTGCTTCGGCGCGTTATGGAGCGAAATGCCGGACCTCTGAATGATGAAGAAATGGCGAGGCTGTTTCGTGAAATTATGTCGGCTTGCCTCGCATTGGAACAGCCGGTCAAGGTAGCTTTCCTTGGACCTGAGGGTACTTTCACACAGGCAGCAGCGTTGAAGCATTTCGGTCATTCGGCGGTAGCGGTTCCCATGTCGTCCATTGATGAGGTGTTCAGGGAGGTCGAGGCGGGCGCGGTAAATTATGGCGTGGTTCCCGTTGAAAACTCTACCGAGGGTGTGATCAACCATACCCTGGATAATTTTATGGATTCGAGCCTCAAGATATGTGGTGAGGTTGAGCTCCGTATTCATCACCATTTTATGGTTGCCGAAACCACCCGTAAGGACAAGATTTCGCGAATTTATTCCCATGCGCAATCGTTGGCCCAATGCCGTAAATGGCTAGACTCCCATTATCCTGGGGTGGAGCGTGTTGCGGTAAATAGCAATGCGGAAGCGGCCCGTCGTATTAAAGGTGAGTGGCACTCGGCGGCCATTGCCGGTGATATGGCGGCTGAGTTGTATGGCTTGGAAAAAATTGCTGAGAAAATCGAGGATCAGCCCGATAATTCAACGCGTTTCCTGATCATAGGCACCCAGGAAGTACCTGAAAGTGGTGATGATAAAACCTCAATTATGGTCGCGATGCGCAATCAACCGGGTGCTTTGCACGACTTGTTGGAGCCTTTCCGTACCGAGGAGGTTGATCTGACCCGAGTTGAAACACGACCTTCCAATACTGGGGCCTGGAACTATGTGTTCTTTATCGATTTTATGGGGCATGTCGACGAGCCTCGTATTGCTCAGGTTATGCGACAGGTAGGTGTAACGGCATCCGATTTGAAAGTGTTGGGTTCGTATCCTCAGGCAGCGCTTTAATTGATGATGAAGGTTTCTTCTTCACAACCCCGTTTTGGCGCTCTGCTGGTTATCGGGCTTGGATTGATTGGCGGCTCTTTTGCTGCGGCCATAAAAAAGTCGGGAGTCTGTCGACAGGTGTTGGCTTGCGACAGTGATATCCAATCCCTTCGGATTGCCAAGGCGCAGGGCATTATCGACGATTATGCCGAGCGGTTCGAGGAGGGGGTCGTCCAGGCCGATATTATTATGTTGGCGGTGCCCATTCTGAGTATGGATGAGGTGCTGCTGGAGCTGGCCAGGTATGACCTGACTGGGAAAATCATTACCGATGCAGGGAGTTCGAAGCGTTCCTTGCTGGCAGCTGCAGAGACGGCCTTTGGTGAAATCCCCCCCAATCTGGTACCGGGACATCCAATTGCAGGTTCGGAGAAGAGTGGAGTCCTGGCGGCTCATGCGGAACTGTTTTGTGATCATAAGGTGTTGGTAACGCCTCACGCTATGATCGACCGTCAGGCCTTATCGGTAGTGAAAGAATTATGGCTTTCGACGGGGGCCGAGGTGCTCGAAATGGATGTTCAGCGCCATGATGAGGTGCTGGCGGCTACCAGTCATTTGCCTCACTTGCTGGCGTTTTCCCTGGTCGATACTTTGGCAACAGAACGAGACAATCAGGACATCTTCCGGTACGCTGCCGGCGGTTTTCGCGACTTTACTCGCATAGCAGCGAGTGACCCTACCATGTGGCACGACATCTTTATTGCCAACAAAGATGCTGTTTTACGTGCCCTGAAAGACTTTACCCTGGACCTTGATAAGCTTCGTTTGGCGATCGAGTCAGAGGATGGTCAATACATGCTGGGTGTGTTTACCCGGGCTAAAGTCGCGCGGGATCACTTTACAAAAATGCAATCACGAAAGGCTTATATGGATTCCATGACCCAACAAGATATCAGTTTTATCGCTCGACCCGGCGGTTCAGTGCGCGGGGAAATTCGCGTGCCAGGGGATAAGTCGATCTCCCACCGCTCCATCATGCTTGGCTCCCTCGCCGAAGGCGTTACCGAGGTAGAAGGTTTTCTGGAAGGGGAGGACAGTCTCGCTACCTTACAGGCGTTTCGCGATATGGGGGTTGTTATTGAGGGACCACACCAGGGTAAGGTTACTATTTATGGCGTTGGGATGAAGGGCCTTAAGCCTGCGCCCGGGCCTCTTTATCTGGGCAACTCTGGAACCGCAATGCGCCTGTTCTGCGGGCTTTTGTCAGGGCAATCATTTGATGTGACCCTAACCGGTGATGAATCCCTTTCATCCCGCCCTATGGGGCGAGTTGCTAACCCTTTGGCAGAAATGGGCGCTGTGATTGAGGCCCAGGCTGAGGGGCGACCTCCTCTTAATATAGAAGGGAATAAGCAGCTTCGAGGTATCGATTATGTCATGCCAATGGCGAGTGCTCAGGTTAAGTCATGCCTTCTGTTGGCCGGCATGTACGCCGAAGGCGAGACCCGGGTTACTGAGCCTGCGCCGACACGAGATCATACCGAGCGAATGCTGGGCGGTTTTGGTTATCCGGTAACGGTAGAGGGTAATCGTGTCACTTTGACAGGCGGCGGTTCGCTCAAGGGTTGCCGAATCGAAGTACCTAGTGATATCTCCTCGGCGGCATTTTTTATGGTAGCTGCTTCGATTGCCCCGGAATCAGAGTTGGTGATTGCTCACGTCGGTATCAATCCAACCCGTATTGGAGTGATCAATATCTTGCGTCAAATGGGTGCCGATTTGACCCTGGAGAATCAGCGTGAAGTGGGTGGCGAACCGGTGGCAGATATTCGAGTCCGCTCATCACAACTCAAGGGTATAGAAATCCCCGAAGATCAGGTGCCCTTGGCCATTGATGAGTTCCCGGTACTTTTTGTCGCTGCGGCTTGCGCCCAAGGAAAAACAGTTCTAAAGGGTGCAGAAGAGCTACGAGTGAAAGAAAGTGACCGCATCCAGGTGATGGCTGATGGTCTTGAGGTGTTGGGTGTTAGTTTGAAAACCCGTCCAGATGGCATCGAAATTGAGGGCGGCAAACCTTTCGGTGGCGGTGAAGTAGAAAGCCATGGTGATCATCGGATTGCGATGGCTTTCGCCGTTGCTGCACTGCGTGCCAAGGGTGAAATTCGTATTCGAGACTGTGCGAATGTGGCCACCTCTTTCCCTAACTTTGTGGAGCTGGCCCAGTCGGTTGGCTTTCAATTGCAGACGCGAGAGTAAGCAATGAGTGATCAATCAATAACTCGTATGCCGGTCATTACCATTGATGGCCCTGGCGGTTCAGGCAAGGGCACTATCAGCGGATTATTGGCGCGCAAGCTGGGCTGGAACCTGCTTGATAGTGGTGCGCTTTATCGGCTGGTTGCGCTGTCGGCGCAAAATCACGAGGTGGCGCTGGACGATGAAGACTCATTGCGAGTAATGGCCGAGCATCTCGATGTTCAATTTGTTACTGCCGATGATGATGCCCTGCAAGTTATTCTTGAGGGTGAACAGGTCGGCAAAGCCATGCGCACGGAAGACTGTGGGGTGGCGGCTTCGCGTGTTGCTGCGCTGCCCGATGTGCGAACTGCATTGCTCAAGCGTCAACGAGCTTTTGCCGAATCCCCGGGTTTGGTGGCTGATGGGCGTGATATGGGGACTGTGGTTTTCCCTCAGGCCCCCTTAAAAGTATTCCTTACGGCCAGCGCCGAGGTGCGCGCCGATCGGCGTCAACGCCAGTTGCAAGAGAAGGGTATTGATGTTAGCATTCAGCGCCTTTTGGCTGATATCCAGGAGCGGGACGAGCGCGATATGAATCGGGCTGTTGCGCCATTGAAGCCTGCAGATGATGCGGTTCAGTTGGATAGCACCAAATTGACCATAGATGAAGTACTCGAACGAGTGTTAGAAGAAGTCGCCAAGCGCGGTTTGATCTGACGCTCGTCACAGGGGGTGCAAAGCCGTAGCGCCAGAGACGCGGCATTGCGCCCTTTTGCCATTTGACCCCGCACGCTGGCAGTGTGGTGGAGGCTGATCAGAATTTTTCTAGTTCTGCTAAGCCGTAGACATTGATATAACAGGAATCAAAATGAGCGAAAGCTTTGCAGACCTTTTTGAAGAGAGCCTAAAAGGCCTCGATATGAAGCCAGGTGCCATCATCAGTGGCCTGGTAGTAGACATCGATAGCGACTGGGTAACCGTTCACGCGGGCCTGAAGTCTGAAGGTGTTATTCCCCGCGAGCAGTTCCTGAACGAAAGCGGCGAACTGACCATCGCGGTTGGTGATGAGGTACAGGTAGCGCTGGACGCAGTTGAAGATGGTTTCGGTGAAACCAAGCTGTCCCGCGAGAAGGCCAAGCGCGCTGAAGCGTGGAAGGTTCTTGAAGCTGCTTGCGAAGCCGAAGAGATTGTTAAGGGTGTTATCAACGGTAAGGTCAAAGGTGGCTTTACGGTTGATGTTAACTCTATCCGTGCCTTCCTGCCGGGCTCCCTGGTTGACGTGCGTCCTGTGCGTGATACCACTCACCTGGAAGGTAAAGAGCTTGAATTTAAAGTTATCAAGCTGGATCAAAAGCGTAATAACGTGGTTGTTTCTCGTCGTAGCGTTCTTGAGACCGAGAACAGCGCTGAGCGTGATGCCCTCCTTGAATCCTTGCAAGAGGGTCAGGAAATCAAGGGTATCGTCAAGAACCTTACCGATTACGGTGCGTTCGTTGACCTCGGTGGCGTTGACGGCCTGCTGCACATTACCGATATGGCCTGGAAGCGCATCAAGCATCCAAGCGAAATCGTCAATGTGGGCGATGAAATCGACGTTAAGGTGTTGAAGTTTGATCGCGAGCGTAACCGTGTTTCTCTTGGCCTGAAGCAGTTGGGTGAGGATCCATGGGTAGCCGTTAAGAACCGTTTCCCAGAAGGTGCTCGCACCACTGGTCGCGTAACCAACCTGACCGATTACGGCTGCTTCGTTGAGCTGGAAGAAGGTGTTGAAGGTCTGGTACACGTATCTGAAATGGATTGGACCAACAAGAACGTTCATCCTTCCAAGATTGTACAGGTGGGTGACGAAGTTGAGGTTCAGGTTCTGGATATCGACGAAGAGCGTCGTCGTATCTCTCTGGGTATCAAGCAGTGTAAAGCTAACCCATGGGAAGAGTTCTCCAGCAACTTTAATAAAGGCGATCGCATCAGCGGCAGCATCAAGTCCATCACAGACTTCGGTATCTTTATCGGTCTGGACGGTGCTATCGATGGTCTGGTTCACCTGTCCGATATCTCCTGGAACGAAGTGGGCGAAGAAGCCGTACGCAACTACAAGAAGGGCGAAGAGCTGGAGACTGTTATCCTGTCTATCGACCCTGAGCGTGAGCGTATCTCTCTGGGCATCAAGCAGTTGGAAGACGATCCATTCTCCAACTACGCTGCCGCCAATGAGAAAGGCACTATCGTTAACGGTGTAGTGAAAGAAGTTAATGCCAAGGCGGCGACTATCACTCTGGCCGAAGACGTTGAAGGTACATTGCGCGCTTCTGAAATCAGCCGTGACCGCGTCGAAGATGCGACCAACGTGTTGAAAGAAGGCGATGCGGTTGAAGCCAAGATTGTTAGTGTTGATCGCAAGAACCGTGTGATCAGCCTTTCTATCAAAGCGAAGGACCAAGCCGACGAGAAAGCAGCAATGAAAGAGCTGCGCTCTCAGGAAGTGACTTCTTCCGGACCAACCACCATCGGTGACCTGATCAAGGCGCAGATGGGCAACAAGGAGTAAATCTCTCCCTGTTGTGAAAAAGGCACCTTAGGGTGCCTTTTTTGTTGCTGGAAACTGAACCTTGCTTTGTCTCATGGCAGGGTTTTCTGTGCAGGGCACTTATGCTGTCGAAGAGGGCTGGCCAGGGATTGAAATAGCGGTCACTTGCCAATACTTGCTACAAAACAGGGCATAAAATCCCATCCGTGAGTCATTCTCACTCAAGTATTTGTAATATATTCTTAATAATCAAACAGTTACTTGATTTATTTATAGCGATTAGCTATTTTTAACGGATCCGTGATGAGGGGCAGGGATAAACATGACCAAATCGGAACTGATCGAACGTATTGCAGAGAAGCAGGGACAGCTATCCGTTAAGGATGTCGAGCTGGCGATCAAGACCGTTCTCGAGCAGATGTCCCAAACCCTGGCGGTCGGTGAACGTATCGAAATTCGAGGCTTTGGCAGTTTCTCGCTGCACTACA from Aestuariirhabdus haliotis carries:
- the rpsA gene encoding 30S ribosomal protein S1, which produces MSESFADLFEESLKGLDMKPGAIISGLVVDIDSDWVTVHAGLKSEGVIPREQFLNESGELTIAVGDEVQVALDAVEDGFGETKLSREKAKRAEAWKVLEAACEAEEIVKGVINGKVKGGFTVDVNSIRAFLPGSLVDVRPVRDTTHLEGKELEFKVIKLDQKRNNVVVSRRSVLETENSAERDALLESLQEGQEIKGIVKNLTDYGAFVDLGGVDGLLHITDMAWKRIKHPSEIVNVGDEIDVKVLKFDRERNRVSLGLKQLGEDPWVAVKNRFPEGARTTGRVTNLTDYGCFVELEEGVEGLVHVSEMDWTNKNVHPSKIVQVGDEVEVQVLDIDEERRRISLGIKQCKANPWEEFSSNFNKGDRISGSIKSITDFGIFIGLDGAIDGLVHLSDISWNEVGEEAVRNYKKGEELETVILSIDPERERISLGIKQLEDDPFSNYAAANEKGTIVNGVVKEVNAKAATITLAEDVEGTLRASEISRDRVEDATNVLKEGDAVEAKIVSVDRKNRVISLSIKAKDQADEKAAMKELRSQEVTSSGPTTIGDLIKAQMGNKE
- a CDS encoding bifunctional prephenate dehydrogenase/3-phosphoshikimate 1-carboxyvinyltransferase, whose amino-acid sequence is MKVSSSQPRFGALLVIGLGLIGGSFAAAIKKSGVCRQVLACDSDIQSLRIAKAQGIIDDYAERFEEGVVQADIIMLAVPILSMDEVLLELARYDLTGKIITDAGSSKRSLLAAAETAFGEIPPNLVPGHPIAGSEKSGVLAAHAELFCDHKVLVTPHAMIDRQALSVVKELWLSTGAEVLEMDVQRHDEVLAATSHLPHLLAFSLVDTLATERDNQDIFRYAAGGFRDFTRIAASDPTMWHDIFIANKDAVLRALKDFTLDLDKLRLAIESEDGQYMLGVFTRAKVARDHFTKMQSRKAYMDSMTQQDISFIARPGGSVRGEIRVPGDKSISHRSIMLGSLAEGVTEVEGFLEGEDSLATLQAFRDMGVVIEGPHQGKVTIYGVGMKGLKPAPGPLYLGNSGTAMRLFCGLLSGQSFDVTLTGDESLSSRPMGRVANPLAEMGAVIEAQAEGRPPLNIEGNKQLRGIDYVMPMASAQVKSCLLLAGMYAEGETRVTEPAPTRDHTERMLGGFGYPVTVEGNRVTLTGGGSLKGCRIEVPSDISSAAFFMVAASIAPESELVIAHVGINPTRIGVINILRQMGADLTLENQREVGGEPVADIRVRSSQLKGIEIPEDQVPLAIDEFPVLFVAAACAQGKTVLKGAEELRVKESDRIQVMADGLEVLGVSLKTRPDGIEIEGGKPFGGGEVESHGDHRIAMAFAVAALRAKGEIRIRDCANVATSFPNFVELAQSVGFQLQTRE
- the cmk gene encoding (d)CMP kinase, giving the protein MSDQSITRMPVITIDGPGGSGKGTISGLLARKLGWNLLDSGALYRLVALSAQNHEVALDDEDSLRVMAEHLDVQFVTADDDALQVILEGEQVGKAMRTEDCGVAASRVAALPDVRTALLKRQRAFAESPGLVADGRDMGTVVFPQAPLKVFLTASAEVRADRRQRQLQEKGIDVSIQRLLADIQERDERDMNRAVAPLKPADDAVQLDSTKLTIDEVLERVLEEVAKRGLI
- the serC gene encoding 3-phosphoserine/phosphohydroxythreonine transaminase, whose protein sequence is MSRLYNFCAGPAALPTEVLERAQREMLDWGGLGLSVMEMSHRSDEFQSIAKAAEADLRELLQVPDDYRVLFIQGGATAQFSAVPLNLMELGGEADYLDTGLWSGKAIDEARRFGKVNVVASGKSLAYSSIASQDNWQISERASYFHYTPNETIGGLELFDIPSCSQAPLIADMSSTILSRPVDVSRFGLIYAGAQKNIGPAGLTLVIVREDLLGKAQAGVPRTMNYQLIADHESMLNTPPTYSWYLAGLVFQWLKHQGGLGVMAERNQRKAEKLYAAIDRCGLYGSCVDLSYRSSMNVPFTLKNKALDDPFLSGARERGLLNLKGHRSVGGMRASIYNAVSEAAVDALVSYMNEFDKQYG
- the pheA gene encoding prephenate dehydratase — protein: MSEEKQLQMLRDKIDAIDSDIQQLINQRASCAQEVATVKQDGGETDALFYRPEREAQVLRRVMERNAGPLNDEEMARLFREIMSACLALEQPVKVAFLGPEGTFTQAAALKHFGHSAVAVPMSSIDEVFREVEAGAVNYGVVPVENSTEGVINHTLDNFMDSSLKICGEVELRIHHHFMVAETTRKDKISRIYSHAQSLAQCRKWLDSHYPGVERVAVNSNAEAARRIKGEWHSAAIAGDMAAELYGLEKIAEKIEDQPDNSTRFLIIGTQEVPESGDDKTSIMVAMRNQPGALHDLLEPFRTEEVDLTRVETRPSNTGAWNYVFFIDFMGHVDEPRIAQVMRQVGVTASDLKVLGSYPQAAL
- the gyrA gene encoding DNA gyrase subunit A, yielding MGEIAKEIQPVNIEEELKQSYLDYAMSVIVGRALPDVRDGLKPVHRRVLFAMSELNNDWNKPYKKSARVVGDVIGKYHPHGDSAVYDTIVRMAQPFSMRYTLVDGQGNFGSVDGDSAAAMRYTEIRMEKISHDILADLDKETVDFVPNYDGTEQIPAVMPTRIPNLLVNGSSGIAVGMATNIPPHNLSEVVKGCLALIDDPDIDIDGLMEYIPGPDFPTGAIINGKAGILQAYRTGRGRIYIRARAEVEIDEKRNKHTIIIHELPYQLNKARLIEKIAELVKEKKIEGISELRDESDKDGMRVVIELRRGEVGEVVLNNLYAQTQLETVFGINVVALVDGQPRILNLKEMLEAFVRHRREVVTRRTVYELRKARERGHLLEGLAVALSNIDPVIKMIKESPTPQEAKERLMATAWDGGYVLSMLEKAGADACKPDDLPEQYGLKEGGKYHLSPAQAQAILEMRLHRLTGLEHEKLIAEYKDLLEKIAELMLILSSPERLLEVIREELEAVLEQYGDERMTEIISSRRDLTVEDLITEEDMVVTISHGGYAKTTPLDTYQAQKRGGRGKSASAVKDEDFIEHMLVANTHTQILCFSSRGKVYWLKVYEIPQAGRTSRGRPLVNLLPLEADERITAILPVEEYTEGHYVFMATTNGTVKKTPLEQFAKRRSSGLIALALDEGDTLMGAAITDGERDVMLFSNSGKAIRFNEKDVRTMGRTARGVRGIRLADGFKTISLIIPEEDSQILTASLNGYGKRSLASEFPLRGRGGQGVIGMQTTERNGEMVGAVKVVDGEEIMLITDQGTLVRTRVDEVSVQSRNTQGVTLIKLSGGEHLVGIERVDEPQDEEYEDEDDTEE
- the ihfB gene encoding integration host factor subunit beta — protein: MTKSELIERIAEKQGQLSVKDVELAIKTVLEQMSQTLAVGERIEIRGFGSFSLHYRAPRVGRNPKTGNSVLLEGKFVPHFKPGKELRERVNLSLQEQ